From the genome of Symphalangus syndactylus isolate Jambi chromosome 7, NHGRI_mSymSyn1-v2.1_pri, whole genome shotgun sequence, one region includes:
- the PFN3 gene encoding profilin-3 has protein sequence MRHSAAGLPRVAPLRCPERREAAGRTRSAMGDWKVYISAVLRDQRIDDVAIVGHADNSCVWASRPGGLLAAISPQEVGMVTGPDRRIFLQAGLSVGGRRCCVIRDHLLAEGDGVLDARTKGLDARAVCVGHAPRALLVLMGRRGVHGGILNKKVHELIRGLRMQGA, from the coding sequence ATGCGTCACAGCGCCGCAGGCCTTCCCCGCGTGGCGCCTCTACGTTGTCCCGAGAGGCGCGAGGCGGCGGGGCGCACTCGGAGCGCGATGGGCGACTGGAAGGTCTACATCAGTGCGGTGCTGCGGGACCAGCGCATCGACGACGTGGCCATCGTGGGCCATGCGGACAACAGCTGCGTGTGGGCTTCGCGGCCCGGGGGCCTGCTGGCGGCCATCTCGCCGCAGGAGGTGGGCATGGTCACGGGGCCGGACAGGCGCATCTTCCTGCAGGCGGGCCTGAGCGTGGGGGGCCGCCGCTGCTGCGTCATCCGCGACCACCTGCTGGCCGAGGGCGACGGCGTGCTGGACGCACGCACCAAGGGGCTGGACGCGCGCGCCGTGTGCGTGGGCCATGCGCCCCGCGCGCTCCTGGTGCTCATGGGCCGACGCGGCGTCCATGGGGGCATCCTCAACAAGAAGGTGCACGAACTCATACGCGGGCTGCGCATGCAGGGCGCCTAG
- the F12 gene encoding coagulation factor XII, whose protein sequence is MRALLLLGFLLMSLESTLLIPPWKAPKEHKYKAEEHTVVLTVTGEPCHFPFQYHRQLYHKCTHKGQPGPQPWCATTPNFDQDQRWGYCLEPKKVKDHCSKHSPCQKGGTCVNTPSGPHCLCPQHLTGKHCQREKCFEPQLLRFFHENEIWYRSEQAAVARCQCKGPDAHCQRLASQACRTNPCLHGGRCLEVEGHRLCHCPVGYTGPFCDVDTKASCYDGRGLSYRGLAKTTLSGAPCQPWASEATYRNVTAEQARNWGLGGHAFCRNPDNDIRPWCFVLNRDRLSWEYCDLAQCQTPTQAAPPTPVSPRLHVPLMPPQPAPPKPQPTTRTPPQFQTPEALPAKREQPPSLTRNGPLSCGQRLRKSLSSMTRVVGGLVALRGAHPYIAALYWGHSFCAGSLIAPCWVLTAAHCLQDRPAPEDLTVVLGQERHNHSCEQCQTLAVRSYRLHEAFSPVSYQHDLALLRLQEDADGSCALLSPYVQPVCLPSGAARPSETALCQVAGWGHQFEGAEEYASFLQEAQVPFLSLERCSAPDVHGASILPGMLCAGFLEGGTDACQGDSGGPLVCEDQAAERRLTLQGVISWGSGCGDRNKPGVYTDVAYYLAWIREHTVS, encoded by the exons atgagggctctgctgcTCCTGGGGTTCCTGCTGATGAGCCTAGAGTCAACACTTTTG ATTCCCCCTTGGAAAGCCCCCAAGGAGCATAAGTACAAAGCTGAAGAGCATACAGTCG TTCTCACTGTCACTGGGGAGCCCTGCCACTTCCCCTTCCAGTATCACCGGCAGCTGTACCACAAATGTACCCACAAGGGCCAGCCAGGCCCTCAGCCCTG GTGTGCTACCACCCCCAACTTTGATCAGGACCAGCGATGGGGATACTGTCTGGAGCCCAAGAAAGTGAAAG ACCACTGCAGCAAACACAGCCCCTGCCAGAAAGGAGGGACCTGTGTGAACACGCCGAGCGGCCCCCACTGTCTCTGTCCACAACACCTCACTGGAAAGCACTGCCAGAGAG AGAAGTGCTttgagcctcagcttctccgGTTTTTCCACGAGAATGAGATATGGTATAGATCTGAGCAAGCAGCTGTGGCCAGATGCCAGTGCAAGGGTCCTGATGCCCACTGCCAGCGGCTGGCCAGCCAGG CCTGCCGCACCAACCCGTGCCTCCATGGGGGTCGCTGCCTAGAGGTGGAGGGCCACCGCCTGTGCCACTGCCCGGTGGGCTACACCGGACCTTTCTGCGACGTGG ACACCAAGGCGAGCTGCTATGATGGCCGCGGGCTCAGCTACCGCGGCCTGGCCAAGACCACGCTCTCGGGTGCGCCCTGTCAGCCGTGGGCCTCGGAGGCCACCTACCGGAACGTGACTGCCGAGCAAGCGCGGAACTGGGGACTGGGCGGCCACGCCTTCTGCCG GAACCCGGACAACGACATCCGCCCTTGGTGCTTCGTGCTGAACCGCGACCGGCTGAGCTGGGAGTACTGCGACCTGGCACAGTGCCAGACCCCAACCCAGGCGGCGCCTCCGACCCCGGTGTCCCCTAGGCTTCATGTCCCACTCATGCCCCCGCAGCCGGCACCGCCGAAGCCTCAGCCCACGACCCGGACCCCGCCTCAGTTCCAGACCCCGGAAG CCTTGCCGGCGAAGCGGGAGCAGCCGCCTTCCCTGACCAGGAACGGCCCACTGAGCTGCGGGCAGCGGCTCCGCAAGAGTCTGTCTTCGATGACCCGCGTCGTTGGCGGGCTGGTGGCGCTGCGCGGGGCGCACCCCTACATCGCCGCGCTGTACTGGGGCCACAGTTTCTGCGCCGGCAGCCTCATCGCCCCCTGCTGGGTGCTGACGGCCGCTCACTGCCTGCAGGACCG GCCGGCACCCGAGGATCTGACGGTGGTGCTCGGCCAGGAACGCCATAACCACAGCTGTGAGCAGTGCCAGACGTTGGCCGTGCGCTCCTACCGCTTGCACGAGGCCTTCTCGCCCGTCAGCTACCAGCACGACCTGG CTCTGTTGCGCCTTCAGGAGGATGCGGACGGCAGCTGCGCACTCCTGTCGCCTTACGTTCAGCCGGTGTGCCTGCCAAGCGGCGCCGCGCGACCCTCCGAGACCGCACTCTGCCAGGTGGCCGGCTGGGGCCACCAGTTCGAGG GGGCAGAGGAATATGCCAGCTTCCTGCAGGAGGCGCAGGTACCCTTCCTCTCTCTGGAGCGCTGCTCAGCCCCGGACGTGCACGGAGCCTCCATCCTCCCCGGCATGCTCTGCGCAGGGTTCCTCGAGGGCGGCACCGATGCGTGCCAG GGTGATTCCGGAGGCCCGCTGGTGTGTGAGGACCAAGCCGCGGAGCGCCGGCTCACCCTGCAAGGCGTCATCAGCTGGGGATCGGGCTGTGGTGACCGGAACAAGCCAGGCGTCTACACCGATGTGGCCTACTACCTGGCCTGGATCCGGGAGCACACCGTTTCCTGA